From a single Loxodonta africana isolate mLoxAfr1 chromosome 9, mLoxAfr1.hap2, whole genome shotgun sequence genomic region:
- the LOC135232353 gene encoding LOW QUALITY PROTEIN: beta-lactoglobulin (The sequence of the model RefSeq protein was modified relative to this genomic sequence to represent the inferred CDS: inserted 1 base in 1 codon): MLLLSHGHLALETWPLLLLTLALSLASTQKTLEEIPVHRDFDAQKVEGRWPTLQLAATNPVLVSPDDLLRLSLHSTWTTGGGGLEPMLFWMGEEACHCLNVTVHATGLQGQYQGSWGWQWGEQVASLRVQLGERPHTGSPPFEAGGSVLVRVVGTDYQSLILYTGVQQGAETNSLRVLLVRYLLDPSLPQREGGRWALRVTSNSLAWPAQSCPEPRASKLKDEHKESPTAFQEVEVEMPGDKTPSRVAVPGPLPASPHVTAEEEDMSQKREPPGSQLLTTSPLVSARTVSEDPKWLRQYLEYVRQFYXQKAPVFNVDVSPVLWPLPLWPS; the protein is encoded by the exons ATGCTCCTTCTCAGCCATGGACACTTGGCCCTGGAGACATGGCCACTTCTGCTGCTGACCCTCGCCCTGAGCCTGGCCAGCACCCAGAAGACTCTAGAAGAAATACCGGTCCATAGAGACTTTGATGCCCAGAAG GTGGAGGGGCGCTGGCCGACCCTCCAGCTTGCCGCCACCAATCCTGTCCTGGTCTCTCCAGATGACCTCCTGAGGCTCTCTCTCCATTCCACCTGGACCACGGGTGGTGGGGGCCTGGAGCCCATGCTTTTCTGGAT GGGAGAGGAGGCATGTCACTGCCTGAATGTCACTGTCCACGCTACTGGGCTGCAGGGCCAGTATCAAGGCTCCT GGGGGTGGCAGTGGGGGGAGCAAGTTGCATCCCTGAGGGTGCAGCTGGGGGAAAGGCCTCACACAGGATCTCCCCCATTTGAGGCTGGCGGCAGTGTGCTGGTTCGTGTCGTTGGGACCGATTACCAAAGCCTGATTCTCTACACAGGAGTCCAGCAGGGCGCCGAGACCAACAGCCTGCGGGTGCTGCTTGTTAGGTACCTGCTCGACCCCAGCTTGCCCCAGAGGGAGGGAGGCCGATGGGCACTGCGAGTCACCTCGAACTCACTGGCTTGGCCTGCTCAGAGCTGCCCTGAGCCT AGAGCCAGCAAGCTGAAGGATGAACACAAGGAAAGTCCTACTGCCTTTCAGGAAGTGGAAGTGGAAATGCCTGGGGATAAGACCCCTAGCAGAG TGGCCGTGCCAGGGCCTCTGCCAGCTTCACCCCACGTCACTGCTGAGGAGGAGGACATGTCTCAGAAGAGAGAGCCCCCAGGCTCTCAGCTTCTCACCACCAGCCCTCTGGTTTCAGCAAGAACAGTGTCTGAGGACCCCAAGTGGCTGCGACAGTACCTTGAGTATGTCAGGCAATTCT CTCAGAAAGCCCCAGTCTTTAACGTGGATGTAAGCCCTGTCCTCTGGCCCCTTCCCCTCTGGCCCAGCTGA